From a region of the Nonlabens sp. Hel1_33_55 genome:
- a CDS encoding pyridoxamine 5'-phosphate oxidase family protein yields MLEDYFQELKHDLRGALSKRNHPFKYGYLTTVDEQLQPRARTVVIREISESMELIIFTDSRTTKVHQLSQNPKASLLFYNSKSLRQIRVDGLLEPITDEMEIKRLFQKVSSKSIKDYTTQLPPGSPIKNPDHVEYVERSENHFLPLRFVSNSIELLQLKRPNHLRALYQRTNEDWKGQWLVP; encoded by the coding sequence ATGCTAGAAGACTATTTCCAAGAACTCAAACACGATTTAAGAGGTGCGTTGAGCAAGCGCAATCATCCATTTAAGTATGGATATTTAACCACCGTGGATGAACAATTACAACCACGAGCGAGAACGGTTGTCATAAGAGAAATAAGTGAATCCATGGAGCTCATTATTTTTACAGATTCCAGAACGACTAAGGTTCATCAGCTTTCTCAAAATCCAAAAGCAAGTCTTTTGTTCTATAACAGTAAAAGTCTGCGACAGATACGTGTAGATGGATTGTTAGAACCTATTACGGATGAAATGGAAATTAAAAGATTGTTTCAGAAGGTTTCTTCCAAATCTATAAAGGATTACACTACCCAATTGCCACCAGGATCACCTATCAAAAATCCAGATCATGTGGAATATGTAGAGCGATCAGAAAATCATTTCTTACCGCTCAGATTTGTATCCAACTCCATTGAGCTGTTGCAGCTTAAGAGACCTAATCATCTACGGGCGTTGTATCAACGCACTAATGAAGATTGGAAAGGTCAGTGGTTGGTGCCTTAA
- a CDS encoding low molecular weight protein-tyrosine-phosphatase, translating to MKEQTSILMVCLGNICRSPLAEGLMRSKLNFTKYTVDSAGTSGGHKGEAPDKRSIDVAKKYGLDISQQLSRKLTVEDLENFDYIYVMDRSNYNDVTDLAQNDEQRAKIKKILEVPFPGDDLDVPDPYYGGDQGFENVYKMLDQATDAVAKKLENN from the coding sequence ATGAAGGAACAGACCTCCATTTTGATGGTGTGTTTGGGAAACATCTGCCGCTCGCCATTAGCGGAAGGTTTGATGCGTTCCAAACTGAACTTCACAAAATATACCGTAGATAGCGCTGGAACTAGTGGTGGCCACAAAGGTGAGGCACCAGACAAACGTTCTATTGATGTTGCCAAAAAATATGGATTAGACATCTCTCAACAACTCAGTCGTAAATTGACGGTAGAAGATCTCGAAAACTTTGATTACATCTACGTCATGGATCGCTCCAATTACAATGATGTGACTGATCTTGCCCAGAACGATGAGCAACGCGCCAAAATCAAAAAGATTCTAGAGGTGCCATTTCCAGGCGACGATCTTGATGTTCCTGATCCTTACTATGGCGGTGATCAAGGCTTTGAAAACGTGTATAAGATGTTGGATCAAGCCACTGATGCCGTTGCCAAAAAACTGGAGAACAACTAG
- a CDS encoding acyl-CoA thioesterase yields MKNSTIYIMPRYAESDQMGIIHHSNYLIYMEQARLDWLNTLGFSYQRMEESGVLLPVYQIDIKYKNPIRFGDEIKVVTTLKNVPTTRVIFEYEITKNDGSICAEAELTLVFTDAKTFRPRKPIPEFLEKCKTLF; encoded by the coding sequence ATGAAAAATTCGACCATTTACATAATGCCCAGATATGCAGAATCTGATCAAATGGGAATAATACATCATTCTAACTATTTGATTTACATGGAGCAAGCTCGATTGGACTGGTTGAACACTTTAGGCTTTTCCTATCAGAGAATGGAAGAGTCTGGAGTCCTTTTGCCTGTTTATCAAATAGATATAAAGTATAAAAATCCGATCAGATTTGGGGATGAAATTAAAGTAGTAACAACCCTTAAGAATGTTCCTACAACGAGGGTCATTTTTGAGTACGAAATCACAAAAAACGACGGTTCTATTTGTGCAGAGGCAGAGCTAACTCTAGTCTTCACTGACGCAAAAACCTTTAGACCGAGAAAACCAATTCCAGAATTTTTAGAGAAGTGTAAAACCTTATTTTAA
- the dnaA gene encoding chromosomal replication initiator protein DnaA: MTSTAESVWENCLEFIKDNINPQAYKTWFLPIKAVKLTDTALSIQVPSRFFYEWLEEHYIKLLKTALTKELGEGAKLIYAIRMENTLKGMEPFTEKIPSSNRTFQNSQTVDAPVRSKSPELKNPFVIPGIRNVKIESQLNPSYNFDTFLEGDSNRLARSAGMAVSNKPGGTSFNPLLIFGGVGLGKTHLAHAIGVGIKENYPDKTVLYISAEKFTQQFIESVRKNNRNDFIHFYQIVDVLIVDDIQFFAGKAGTQDVFFHIFNHLHQNGKQVILTSDKKPVDMQDIEQRLLSRFKWGLSAELNHPDYETRVSIIKNKLYRDGVEMEEDIINYLADNIKTNIRELEGAIISLIAHSSFNHKDITIELAKKIVENYVKNTKREVSIDQIQKVVSDYFQMDVETLQSKTRKRHIVQARQLAMYFSKKMTKASLASIGSKIGKRDHATVLHACKTVDNLASTDKQFNKYVEDLRKKLAN; this comes from the coding sequence ATGACATCGACGGCTGAATCGGTATGGGAAAATTGTCTAGAATTTATAAAGGACAATATCAATCCTCAAGCCTACAAAACTTGGTTTTTACCCATCAAGGCAGTAAAGCTAACTGATACCGCGTTGAGTATACAAGTTCCTAGCCGCTTTTTCTACGAATGGTTAGAGGAACATTATATCAAATTGCTTAAAACAGCCTTGACTAAAGAACTAGGTGAAGGAGCTAAATTGATCTATGCTATTAGAATGGAGAATACCTTAAAAGGTATGGAACCATTTACTGAAAAGATCCCTAGTAGCAACCGTACGTTTCAAAACTCACAGACTGTTGATGCGCCAGTGCGTAGCAAAAGTCCAGAGCTTAAGAATCCGTTTGTAATTCCTGGAATTCGCAATGTGAAGATTGAATCACAACTCAATCCATCTTATAACTTTGATACTTTTCTAGAAGGAGATTCCAACAGGTTGGCTCGTAGTGCTGGTATGGCGGTTTCTAACAAACCAGGTGGTACTTCTTTTAATCCGCTATTGATTTTTGGTGGCGTTGGATTAGGCAAAACGCATCTTGCTCACGCAATAGGCGTTGGTATTAAGGAGAACTACCCAGACAAAACAGTTCTATATATAAGCGCAGAGAAGTTTACACAGCAGTTTATAGAATCTGTGCGTAAGAATAATAGAAATGATTTCATTCACTTCTACCAAATTGTAGATGTATTGATCGTGGATGATATCCAGTTCTTTGCTGGTAAAGCTGGAACTCAAGATGTATTCTTCCACATTTTCAACCATTTGCATCAAAATGGTAAGCAGGTCATATTAACCAGTGATAAGAAACCAGTTGATATGCAAGATATCGAGCAGCGTTTACTTTCCAGGTTCAAATGGGGACTTAGTGCAGAGCTTAACCATCCTGATTATGAAACCAGAGTTTCCATTATAAAAAACAAACTGTATCGCGATGGTGTAGAAATGGAAGAAGATATCATCAACTATCTGGCTGATAATATCAAAACCAACATACGTGAACTAGAAGGTGCCATCATTTCCTTGATTGCACACTCATCCTTCAACCACAAGGACATCACCATTGAACTTGCTAAGAAGATTGTTGAGAACTATGTCAAGAATACGAAACGTGAAGTTAGCATCGATCAGATTCAGAAAGTTGTTAGTGATTATTTCCAGATGGATGTGGAGACACTTCAATCCAAAACTCGTAAACGTCACATCGTTCAGGCACGTCAGCTGGCCATGTACTTTTCCAAGAAAATGACTAAAGCTTCCCTTGCAAGCATTGGTTCCAAGATTGGAAAACGTGACCATGCCACTGTACTTCACGCTTGTAAAACGGTTGATAACCTTGCCTCGACTGATAAACAATTCAATAAGTACGTAGAAGATCTGCGTAAAAAGCTAGCCAACTAG
- a CDS encoding AMP-binding protein: MTPEVHPEFQLNGVSLDHKGLMTVAYSYVKEGELWERQVGEFLLNWMDDFSYHTVFSSGSTGTPKEYRLEKQHMINSARMTGERFRISAGMDVLGCLPLSYVAGKLMMVRAIELGWHIDLVAPSKNPLDKVAKRYDFTALTAYQVKHSLNHLYKSRKTIIGGGPVDEALVESLNGRHTRAYHTYGMTETSTHVGVRELYPNYEEFFTALPRIKVRLNGADCLIVDAPDLADEPIVTNDLGIIKDEKMFKILGRTDNVINTGGIKIHPETVHNKLSKFIDSRFFIASESEPHLGQQVVIYVEGDEVDLDSAFAKAKLDRFEKPRKVIFVKQFAETHTAKIDKKVIIANHQGK, encoded by the coding sequence ATGACACCAGAAGTACATCCAGAGTTTCAGTTAAATGGAGTTTCACTTGATCATAAGGGTCTGATGACCGTTGCCTATAGCTATGTCAAAGAAGGTGAGCTGTGGGAACGTCAGGTAGGTGAATTCCTGCTGAACTGGATGGATGATTTCTCATATCATACCGTCTTCTCAAGTGGTTCCACTGGAACTCCCAAAGAGTATCGACTAGAAAAGCAGCACATGATCAATAGTGCCCGCATGACTGGAGAGCGTTTTAGAATAAGCGCTGGAATGGATGTATTGGGATGTTTGCCTTTAAGTTATGTCGCTGGTAAGTTGATGATGGTACGCGCTATTGAATTGGGCTGGCATATAGATTTGGTGGCACCATCAAAGAATCCGCTGGATAAGGTTGCAAAACGATATGACTTTACTGCGCTGACTGCTTATCAGGTAAAGCATTCTCTCAATCACCTTTATAAAAGCCGCAAAACCATCATTGGAGGTGGACCTGTTGATGAAGCGCTTGTTGAAAGCCTCAATGGTCGTCACACAAGAGCATACCACACCTATGGTATGACTGAAACTAGTACTCATGTAGGCGTACGGGAACTATATCCTAATTATGAGGAATTTTTTACAGCGCTTCCCAGAATTAAAGTACGTCTCAACGGTGCTGATTGTCTCATTGTGGATGCTCCAGATCTTGCAGATGAACCTATCGTCACCAACGACTTAGGGATTATCAAGGATGAGAAAATGTTTAAGATCTTGGGAAGAACGGACAATGTTATCAATACTGGAGGAATAAAGATTCATCCAGAAACGGTACATAACAAGCTTTCTAAATTTATAGACTCACGCTTTTTTATAGCTTCAGAATCAGAGCCGCACTTGGGTCAACAGGTAGTAATTTATGTGGAAGGCGATGAGGTTGATTTGGATTCCGCTTTCGCGAAAGCGAAACTAGACCGATTTGAAAAACCACGCAAAGTGATTTTCGTAAAACAATTTGCCGAAACTCATACGGCTAAAATCGACAAGAAAGTCATCATCGCAAATCACCAAGGAAAGTAG